acaattctgAAATGCATGCTACATACTTTTGGAAAAACTTTTCCAAAActatgtttatattatttttggaatACCAATTTTGAAATTGGGAgtgtttaaaaaatacaattctagaaaattcattttgaaaCACAACTTACATATTTCTAGAAAATGTTTTTCATGACTGTATTTATATTCTTCCGGAATACTTATTCTTGGAAATAGAGTGTTAAAAAACTCAATTATGGAATGCCACTTCTATAACCCATGTTACATGTTCTGGAAAAGTTTTTTCATAATTGTTTTAATATGCTTCTAGAATATCTATTTcgaaataaaaacaacaaaggaTAATTTAGGGATTTCCAGAAAATTGGAAAATGCATGGAGAGAAAGTAATAGATTTTCTTTAGCTTCCTAGTAAAACCATGAAATATCTTTACAAGTTCAGGTTTTTAGGAACAATTATGATGAGACTATTTCTTTCTAAAGAACTTAGATTCACTCAAAATTTCCCAATCCTTCCCATGAATGTGTTCtacaaaaatcaatttcaaaccattcttataaatttaatgaGTTATCAATTGAACCATACTCAATGAGTATATTCGTTTATAATTTAGTCTTTATTTGATCaacttaagaaattaaaaaaattaaaatgttttaaatataaaaaaattccagCCTTAATAATtgaacaaattttgttttttaatatttttttatgtctttggTTGTGATAAATTTACAGTTTTATTCCACTCAATGCTGTTAGGTGTGCTTTGTTGAGTGTTGATGTAGCTCTGAAGTTTTTAAAATGCGATTTATACTCGTTTTTAAGCCACAAATATTCATTTAGGCTCATTTGAGGTATTTTTTaggtgaatttcaaaatttttaaaaatcataatcaatttttagtttttaaaatttaatttaatttttcttcaactAGTACATAGACGAGGGCAATgtacatgaaaataaagttcTATTATCAATCTATTtgatatataacattaaatttttaacttaaatatatgttagtgtcttaaatttgaatatttttagttttgaactTTGTCCCAAAAGTTTCTAAGTTACTCCTAGAAGCTTATACAATGTTGTGGTGAAGATTTTGAGATAATATGAATTTTAGTTTGTTGACACAAATTCAACATCTCATCTTTATACATATCcaatagaaaatttataattggtaaaataaaaacgaaaagtgttcattatttattatatattttttaaactatgttaaaatatttactatttttttataattaattttcgtAAAAAACTTGATTGATTatctttaatgatattttttttaatcatgagaCTTGAGTCTGAGATGACTTATTTAAGAGGATAAGTTAATACCACTCAGACTaacaatttgttattattaaatattaatttgaatcattgtaataaataaataatataaaataattttgtttaataagAATGTCTAAAAGATATCATAAAcatttaaaggataaaaatttaaaaaatttcttattatttttgtttatgtaaatgaaataaaacataattcttctctctcttctacACCTCCATACATCTTTGTGCtatctttatattctttttcttttgtttacattattttcataatttttttaacacttttaagtttatttatgattattaaaaacacgtatctcaatttttatttaataattttaattctcataAAAGCAAGTATCTTATAAattctatttaataataaaataatatattaaaaaataccttAAAAAgatattcataatatttttcatttattataaccCATGAGGGTatcacttttcttttgtttttcttttcatttttatttttcaaaaaaataaatttgggcCTGTTTTTGTGCCTGTGAATTACTAGAGTTGTCAAAATGGACCAGTTTCGCTCACATGGGCTGGCCCGCAACAGATTGAACTAAAAGTGGACTAACTCAACCTAGTGCATTTTCATGTGGGCTAAAAAATGTCAGCCTGGTCCGGCCCACCACTAGTTGGTGGATTATGCGGACCGACCcacttttaagttttttttaaaaaaaagaaattattgcaaacaacttaaaaaaattaattttttgcgATTTTATTCTCAAACTAAAATATTGTAACATTCTGCTTGCGTCATTACATTTtctatacttttattattaacaagacaaaaaataaaaattgtttagtAGGGtgagaataaaagaagaagaaaaaatgattaacatttttttctttggtgtAAAAATGCATTAGAGAATATGCCCAATGCTTATTTtgtagtaatttaattttttccaatTAGAAACTGCAAAAAGTTATTTGACTTAGGTATATTCTAGTATATTCCAATAGTTTGAtttaaaacagtaaaaaaatgtatataatgttaaaataatcaattttcaaatattataactaaattatttattaatgtgCATTGCGTGCAAGTGTATTtgtaaaacattaataaataatttagtagtttaaaaatctagaaaattaatataaaaattgataaaaatatgttattttaattttcttttgaaaaattaattaagcccCTCGAATATACATTCTTAGAAGGTCAATTCTCTGACTGTTCTAAGTTTGACTTAGGAGATAGGGATTGATTTGAATTTGCTAACTTGTTACAAAATAAAGATTTAacgaataattataaatttataataataataaaatgaaaaaatatattatttaaatatgatgGATTGACGAACAGATTGATTAACCTGATTAAGTTCACCTCACCTATGGACTGAAAAtatgatgataataattttttttaattgagtccGGCCCACCTCGACCTACGATGGGTGACCTACAGTGGGTCGGGCTGACCTAGGGGCCTAAACCCATATTGAGGCTTGCAACCTTCTAAATTCCCTCCTCACACCCTTCTAAGTTTCATAACCGTGTTAGGGTTCTTTCAATATTCTCTGATTGCGTCAAATCACAAACAACCCACCAATTATAAGTTGCCGTTTCCCTTCTCACTTGCTCGCGGAATTGGAGGAACCCTTCGCTTCCTGTCTCGCGGCATTGAACCCTGAACACATGACTCAGGTTCTCTCCCAAATATTAATTCATGACTATCagtttgtctttttagtttttttaacataaaattgaaTTCTATTTCTCTTGGGGACATGAccaatttgatttatttgttgaaatgaAGAAGCAAAGAGACAGAGTCCCAGATTCCATGGAAACCCAGTACGAGGAGAGTGAGAAAGACGAGTCTTCTTCTGCTTATAGTTCCTCAGAAGATGTGGGTAACTTAAAAAATGTCGTAAAGTTGTGATTTTTATGGGTTTTTTCTTTTGGGGTTTCTTCAAAATCAAGTTCGTAGTGAGTGTGTGAAGTGtgattgattttgttgattataggaagaggaggaagagaTAGAGAAGGAGCTGGCTGATGTAACATTTGAGGAGTTGCAGAAAGCTCGCTCGAATGGGACACATGCATTTTTCCAGAAACccaaagaagacaaaaaattaaaaagggccAACAAGAATAGGTATTGTATTTGTAGTAGTTTAACAGAGTGGTGTTTTTTCCTCCCTTCTGATTTTTGTGTCTATGAAACCTGATGCTAATAAATGTGTAATGTTTGGCTAGGCCAATGGAGGCTAGTAGCAAGAAGCCAGTTTCTGGGTTTAGAGAGGTCATCCAAGCTCCAAAGAAGGTGGATTTATTTGTTACTTGTGTAGAGTGTAatgttctatttattttttcaaattttatttatgttactGCTTTTCATCAAATTCATTTAGTAGTTAGTTTAACTCCTCGAAGTCTAATGAGGCCATGTAGCTTgcatagaattttaaaattttaatagtgTAGACCTATTTGGCTACTACCTTGTAGTGCCATTTGCTGACTTATATAGAGGAGGAAGACTGATTGCAGTTTGTTGCTTGTTGTTTGCTTTACACATTCACACGCATTCTCACAGATTATTAAGACTCTGGGTTCGCTGTCATGTGTGTTGATTTTGGATATGAGCTGGGTTCAGTGAATTATTGTATTGTCTTTAGCTATGTATGTgcttattaaatgttttaaaatgctaGTGCCTGTACTATGTGAGGTGGAATTGTGGAAATTATGTTGACTTTGTAAACTGATATGATTAATGatctttctattttatatatcCGGATATTATTCTGAGGTTGTATACTTTCAATAATGACAGGTTGTACGTGATCCACGATTTGAATCTCTTTGCGGTAAACTTGACCCTGAAGGGTATGTTCACCTCTGGAAATGTGCTCTTTGTTCTTCtgctctttcttttcctttttattgtaTTCATCATTTACACTTGTTAAGAAATGCCATAACCTTAGCTGCAATCATCATTACAAATTTCTAGCAATTCCATACTAGTGTAAAGCAATGCTGATTCTGGTTGTCTTTGCTATTTTAGAGGATGTCTGGCCATGTGCTACTACTTAATATCTTAAGAAGCTAGTTCCTCTCTCATGTGCTACTATGTTTTAGAACCTGTCAGCGTCAGATAATGCTGAAGGATTCTTATTCTGATCTGTATCATAGTGCATAACCAATAAGTATCAGAGTATTGTTTGCCTTACTATAGGGATGTGGGAGAAATATTGGTATCTTCTGTTTGGTTCGCTAGTTCTCAGAGTGGTTCTTGCAATGCCCTGTCCTTTAAGTTGGCAGCATTTGCTTGggagttaatatttaattacataattgaTAGTTCTAGCCTAGGTCATAGGCTAATAGCATTTGCTttctaatagattttttttcattattgctGTATTATATTTATACCTATGACATGAACAAATTAATGCCGGTGGTTTTTATGTtcctgttttattttaaaacagcGCTTTCAACTAAATCTGGAAACTTGTAGTAATATATATGCTTGGACTTGCAGGTTTAGGAAGAGATATAATTTCTTGTATGAAAATGATCTTCCTGCTGAAAGACAGGTAGTCTTTCAGATTATACAGTGTAGAATTTTCTCTATGGATCATTCTCTGAATTCCTCTCATTTCATCATCTTGGTATAACAGGCTCTTAAAAaggaattgaaaaaatataaagaccCGAAGCGCataaatgaaatagaagaaCGTGTATCATGGATTGTAAGTACTTGACTTTTACAAGTTTGTCTTCTGCTTCCAAAAGtatgatatttattaatttctttgatCATATTTACATGTGTTTTCAGGATAAACAATTGAAGTCTGATTCAGCGAAGCATATTGATGCAGAAATATTGGCCAAgcacaaaaagaaagagagagaagcaaCAAAGCAGGGAAAACGTCCCTTTTATCTCAAGAAATGTAATCCTTCTTCCTTTCACGCCCTCTCTTTTCCTCATTTCTCTGTTTCTCgccatattttttgaaaatgaaattttgcttATGTTAAACTTGTTTGTCTGTGCTTTGTTGTAAGAGACTTGAAAAATTATGGCCCCTGCTAAATCCAACATGAGTACATATTCAATATGTGGAACCTTTGCTACTTGATCAGAATGTCTTGTAActcttaaataatttcaatatttgaGAGACTGCAATTAACTTTCACTTGTTGTAACCTACCGGTGGTTTTAGAGTTGCAATATGTTTGATCATGGTGATGCTAGTAATCTGTGTAGTTCAATCATGAAACAGACTATGGCCCTACTAACTATAAAAAGGGGTGTTACAGTTTGTTACTGTGTAACAGTGACTGTAGGATATAAAGCTACATCTATGTAGTATTGGAAAGCAATGTAGTTCATTCTTGCATAACAGTTAGGTGCCTTGGCAATGCTATGAATCTAACTGAGGGTTAATTGGTACCAAACTAATAAATTTAGTGACTTATCAAGCAGTTAAATACAAATGAAACATCAACTATAGATGCTGACTGCTTTTTCTATTCCTTGCAGCTGAAATACGGAAGCAAAGgcttattgaaaaatataaccaTCTAAAGGTATACATCTTAGAACATCTTTCTGTGTGTACCCCTGCCCCCACCCATTATGCCACTTTTTGATTGTCTTTTTTACTAACTCTATATCTACCTATCATTTTTAGTCATCTGGCAAACTTGAAGCATTTGTTGAgaaaaggaggaggaggaatgCTGCAAAGGACCATAGATACATGCCATATCGTAGATCTGGTGATGTGGAATAGGTTTTGTAGCTTTAAGATTCTTTCGTAGGCTACAATTATACTGGAACATaacaccaaaaagaaaaatagtttatgCATTTGGTCTGCCATCTTTGGGGATTAAATGTTGAACCCTTTTTGATGACTATCATGGTATTTGTTCTGTGACTGACTTGTATTTATCTAATTCTTGAATATTTACTAATTGGGGTATGGAGAGGTGCCACTAGGCTATAAGGCAATCTTTTGATTCTGTTTTGTTCTTGTGAGAGAAGTGTCTTCGCCATTATCGTTAGGTCCCTCGTTTTAGAATAAGATACATTCTCACGTGTGATTGAGTAGCTTTTTTGAAAAGTAGGAATTCTAAcgctttaaaataaaatatttttttttataattgtaatcAAATAAAGTGTAGCCCAGTTTTCTAATAATTCGAAAACTACATAAGCCAGTTTGATATATAAATCCTAAGCTTTAGCAGCAATGTAGGCAATTCTAGAAGTGCTTACGTTTGAGATTGTATAATTCCATGATTTTGTTGCTAGTGTACAGAGTACTTGCATAAAATTTAAGACAAAATGTTTTTCTCCCTGTAAAATTAgtaaattatgaattttgttcttggaaatttttttatacctaaGTGTCATTCTCCACACGTTACTCCC
This region of Glycine max cultivar Williams 82 chromosome 7, Glycine_max_v4.0, whole genome shotgun sequence genomic DNA includes:
- the LOC100779255 gene encoding uncharacterized protein LOC100779255 isoform 2 (isoform 2 is encoded by transcript variant 2), whose protein sequence is MTQQRDRVPDSMETQYEESEKDESSSAYSSSEDEEEEEIEKELADVTFEELQKARSNGTHAFFQKPKEDKKLKRANKNRPMEASSKKPVSGFREVIQAPKKVVRDPRFESLCGKLDPEGFRKRYNFLYENDLPAERQALKKELKKYKDPKRINEIEERVSWIDKQLKSDSAKHIDAEILAKHKKKEREATKQGKRPFYLKKSEIRKQRLIEKYNHLKSSGKLEAFVEKRRRRNAAKDHRYMPYRRSGDVE
- the LOC100779255 gene encoding uncharacterized protein LOC100779255 isoform 1 (isoform 1 is encoded by transcript variant 1); the encoded protein is MTQKQRDRVPDSMETQYEESEKDESSSAYSSSEDEEEEEIEKELADVTFEELQKARSNGTHAFFQKPKEDKKLKRANKNRPMEASSKKPVSGFREVIQAPKKVVRDPRFESLCGKLDPEGFRKRYNFLYENDLPAERQALKKELKKYKDPKRINEIEERVSWIDKQLKSDSAKHIDAEILAKHKKKEREATKQGKRPFYLKKSEIRKQRLIEKYNHLKSSGKLEAFVEKRRRRNAAKDHRYMPYRRSGDVE